A single genomic interval of Plantibacter sp. Leaf314 harbors:
- a CDS encoding CTP synthase, translating into MNSSTDDIVPGSNGTTKHIFVTGGVVSSLGKGLTAASLGNLLTARGLRVVMQKLDPYLNVDPGTMNPFQHGEVFVTDDGAETDLDIGHYERFLDIELSQAANVTTGQIYSTVIAKERRGEYLGDTVQVIPHITDEIKRRMRLQASETPQPDVIITEIGGTVGDIESQPFIESARQIRHELGRNNVFFVHVSLVPYMGASGEQKTKPTQHSVAALRSIGIQPDALVLRSDRPVTESNKRKIALMCDVDEDAVVNAVDVPSIYDIPTMLNDQGLDAYIADRLGLVTNDVDWSGWADLLEAVHHPKHAVTIGLVGKYIDLPDAYLSVTEALKAGGFAHDTKVSIRWIPSDDCETVEGAIKALADVDGICVPGGFGIRGIEGKLGALKFARENGIPVLGLCLGLQCMVIEYARNIVGLEGASSSEFDPDTQFPVIATMAEQVEIIAGGDLGGTMRLGLYAAKLDEGSIVAELYGSNEVSERHRHRYEVNNGYRQQIADAGLQFSGLSPDGTLVEYVELPREVHPFYVATQAHPELRSRPNHAHPLFAGLVGASLERQQASRLFDVANG; encoded by the coding sequence CTGAACTCCTCGACCGACGACATCGTCCCGGGCTCCAACGGCACGACCAAGCACATCTTCGTGACTGGTGGTGTCGTTTCTTCGTTGGGCAAGGGGCTCACTGCCGCCAGCCTCGGCAACCTGCTGACCGCACGCGGGCTCCGGGTCGTCATGCAGAAGCTCGACCCCTATCTCAACGTCGACCCCGGCACGATGAACCCGTTCCAGCACGGCGAGGTCTTCGTGACCGACGACGGCGCCGAGACCGATCTCGACATCGGCCACTACGAGCGTTTCCTCGACATCGAGCTGAGCCAGGCGGCCAACGTCACGACGGGCCAGATCTACTCGACCGTCATCGCCAAGGAGCGCCGCGGCGAGTACCTCGGCGACACCGTGCAGGTCATCCCGCACATCACCGACGAGATCAAGCGCCGCATGCGCCTCCAGGCGTCCGAGACGCCGCAGCCCGACGTGATCATCACGGAGATCGGTGGCACGGTCGGCGACATCGAGTCGCAGCCGTTCATCGAGTCGGCCCGGCAGATCCGTCACGAGCTCGGCCGGAACAACGTCTTCTTCGTGCACGTGTCCCTCGTGCCGTACATGGGCGCCTCGGGGGAGCAGAAGACGAAGCCGACGCAGCACTCGGTCGCGGCCCTCCGCTCCATCGGCATCCAGCCCGACGCCCTCGTGCTTCGCAGCGACCGCCCCGTGACGGAGAGCAACAAGCGCAAGATCGCGCTCATGTGCGACGTCGATGAGGACGCCGTCGTCAACGCGGTGGACGTGCCGAGCATCTACGACATCCCCACCATGCTGAACGACCAGGGCCTCGACGCGTACATCGCGGACCGGCTCGGCCTCGTCACCAACGACGTCGACTGGAGCGGCTGGGCGGACCTCCTCGAGGCCGTGCACCACCCGAAGCACGCGGTCACCATCGGCCTCGTCGGCAAGTACATCGACCTCCCCGACGCCTACCTCTCGGTCACCGAGGCGCTCAAGGCCGGTGGATTCGCGCACGACACCAAGGTCAGCATCCGGTGGATCCCGTCCGACGACTGCGAGACCGTCGAAGGAGCGATCAAGGCGCTCGCCGACGTCGACGGCATCTGCGTCCCCGGCGGCTTCGGTATCCGCGGGATCGAGGGCAAGCTCGGCGCCCTGAAGTTCGCCCGCGAGAACGGCATCCCGGTGCTCGGACTCTGCCTCGGCCTGCAGTGCATGGTCATCGAGTACGCCCGCAACATCGTCGGACTCGAGGGCGCGAGCTCCTCGGAGTTCGACCCCGACACGCAGTTCCCCGTCATCGCGACGATGGCCGAGCAGGTGGAGATCATCGCCGGCGGCGACCTCGGCGGGACGATGCGCCTCGGTCTGTATGCGGCGAAGCTCGACGAGGGCTCGATCGTCGCCGAACTCTACGGATCGAACGAGGTCTCGGAGCGCCACCGTCACCGCTACGAGGTGAACAACGGGTACCGCCAGCAGATCGCGGACGCCGGTCTGCAGTTCTCCGGTCTCTCGCCCGACGGCACGCTCGTCGAGTACGTCGAGCTGCCGCGCGAGGTGCACCCGTTCTACGTCGCGACGCAGGCCCACCCCGAACTCCGTTCACGTCCGAACCACGCTCACCCGCTGTTCGCCGGCCTCGTCGGCGCCTCGCTCGAGCGTCAGCAGGCGAGCCGACTGTTCGACGTCGCCAATGGTTGA
- a CDS encoding NUDIX hydrolase encodes MVESNDSVGALRDEAHPVDVVSSERAFEGKVWDIRRETFRYGDGEVVREFVDHTGAVAVLALDAEDRVLLIQQYRHPIGERDWELPAGLLDIAGEDPAVAAGRELEEEADLVAGSLQLLTEFYTTPGGSNESIRIYLARDLTATTEAFARAEEEADIRIEWVPLDDAVAAVLDRRLHNSILMIGVLTAAAARDRGWSTLRDSGDSTIGPGGA; translated from the coding sequence ATGGTTGAGTCGAACGACTCCGTCGGAGCGTTGCGCGACGAGGCACACCCGGTCGACGTCGTCTCCTCGGAGCGCGCCTTCGAGGGCAAGGTCTGGGACATCCGCCGCGAGACGTTCCGGTACGGCGACGGCGAGGTCGTCCGCGAGTTCGTCGATCACACCGGAGCGGTCGCCGTGCTCGCGCTCGACGCCGAGGACCGGGTGCTGCTCATCCAGCAGTACCGCCACCCGATCGGCGAGCGCGACTGGGAGCTCCCGGCAGGGCTGCTCGACATCGCGGGGGAGGACCCGGCGGTCGCCGCGGGTCGTGAGCTCGAGGAGGAGGCCGACCTGGTCGCCGGCTCCCTGCAGCTCCTGACGGAGTTCTACACCACCCCTGGTGGCAGCAACGAGTCGATCCGCATCTACCTCGCCCGCGACCTCACCGCGACCACCGAGGCGTTCGCCCGCGCCGAGGAGGAGGCGGACATCCGCATCGAGTGGGTGCCGCTCGACGATGCGGTGGCGGCGGTGCTCGACAGGCGGCTCCACAACTCGATCCTCATGATCGGTGTCCTGACCGCTGCTGCGGCTCGCGATCGCGGATGGTCGACGCTGCGCGACAGCGGCGACTCCACGATCGGACCGGGCGGAGCCTGA